The sequence below is a genomic window from Sander lucioperca isolate FBNREF2018 chromosome 10, SLUC_FBN_1.2, whole genome shotgun sequence.
AATGTCTGTTGTAAATAAAAGAATGACTCCCCAAGATGTATGTAATAGTTGGGAAAACAGTTTAATATTTTCTCCTTTGAATAATGGATATCATACCCCGCCAGTACATCTATACCAGcgcgttttattttatttacattcaaAGATATAAATTAGTAAAAGTACTCCTGATAACAAGATTGTGTAGCTTTGTCCCGAATGCGTCTCAAATAAAAACCgtccataatatatatatttacaaaacaaCCAGACGATGTCAGTTTCCCATTTTTTTTGCAATACAACTTGCATAAATTATAGGCATCATTTCgccatcatttaaaaaaataaatatcaaatGTAGGCTATTCCACTTTGAAGTCCTCAAGTTCACTTCAGTCCCGTCCGCTTTGCGTCCCAAGACACCTCCTTTTAGAAATCCAGTTTCACAGAAAAGGCCAAATTATGTTTTCCACACGTGATTACATACTAAAATAATATACTGTGGCAAATAAGCAAACTATAGGAACCTGAGAAATAACATGGAAATCACATATAATGGGAGATATTTTTTTCCAAACCAGCATATGACATTAATATCCACAATGCATCCAAAAACCTAAAAACTGagataatacaataataatatgaCAAACATGTGCTGTAGAGTGCCTCCGCCTGTGTGGAGCTGAGGAAGCGGTAGCAGCTTTTAATTCCGACTATATGGTGGCACTAGATCCGGTTTGGAGTATAGGTTATGGGTTAAAACATGAGGCCAAAAGGTGGTGTCCTTACTCACTTTATAGTCAAAGCAAGTGTGACACCTACCTGCAGACCATGGAAATAGAAATCCCACACGATCAAATGATCGACTCCCTCCACAAGGCCAGGAATCACAAAGTTCTCTCAGGCTCGCTTTACCCCAAACAGCTCTATACTGCAAGTGCGTATTAAAACCTCCACTGCCTAattgcctgtaaaaaaaaaaaaaaaaaaaacggctgtAGAAGATCCTGCGGCATGTAAGCAAAGCTTTGAATGTGCGCAAGGAAAGTAACCTAACCTAAGTGACATTTGAAGGTGTAAAGTTGCggtgtgaatgcacagagcaaaATAACTGATGTGTTTGCTTTTGGCTGACCCTGTGAAATTATAATGATCCTTAGCTGAAAGATAAGGTTTGGGGTCCActgtgcgcgcgcacacacacacacacacacacacacacacacacacacacacacacacacacacacacacacacacatcagaggAATCATGAAAAAAAGGATTCCTGCTCAAAGCTATGGCAACAATTCTCCGCTTATTGGATTCCCAGgctgccactgtgtgtgtgtgtgtgtgtgtgtgtgtgtgtgtgtgtgtgtgtgtgtgtgtgtgcgtgcgcgtgtgtgtgtgtgtgtgtgtgtgtgtgtgtgtgcgtgcgtgcgtgcgtctgcgtgcgtgcgcgtggtTAGCCTGTCCATTATGGGCTTATTTTTATGTCTCTATATGTAGCTAGGTGTATACTCTTGCACTTTTATTTGCAGTATGCTTTTCTTATCACACCCCTCCTGCCTTCTAATGCGATACCTAATGATTCAATGACGGACCAAAATACACATAACAATTATAAATTGATTATTCCAGAAAATGCACTGCGCTAAAAACGAACTGTAGGCCACAGTACACGTTAATTTGCTTCGACTGCGCTGTAAATATCCAACTTAATAAGTCATGTAGTCTCGTGGGCTACAGCCCTAAAATTGtattcatctttaaaaaaaagtgataatctGCAAAACTGTGTCAGATACTGCCACTTGTGTCTCATGCGAGCtggtttgattaaaaaaaaaaaaaaaaagtcttaattttCTTGAAACAGCCATGGGTTGACTGCTATGACACATGAGAGTGACGCAAAGAAAACCAGTTGATTTGGATTGCAAACAAGTGAACTCGCTTTAGGCTACTTCCACCGTGAAGCGGCTTGCCTCCCGCGTTTTAAGAAAAATACAATCTCAAGATTCAACACCAGATtaaataggctacatttttcaaaatggtTATCATTTCGTTCAACAGCGGACCGCATCGCGTTTATTACGTACCTTTCTTTGCTTCTAAATTTGCGGATCTGaaatgctgttgctgctgctgctcgacAACTACAATGTGGTTCGGGGTATTTTTAACGAGGGGAGAGTCTGGCCTGTGTTTGGGGTTTGTGCTCGCCTCGGAGCTCAGACCCTCGtttgcagcagcagcggcggcggcggcagcagcggcggcggcggcggcagcAACCAGACTCACTCCAGATGAATTAGTATACCGCAGGATCCCTTGGCCCTGCAGGGGGCTGAAGTTGCCATAGTTTGTGTAATTGCTATAAAAGGGAGACGTGTAATAAATAGGTCTTCCAAGGATGGAGGGGGCCGGGTAGAGGGAGGGGGAACTGGCAGCCGGGGAGGTGGTGGAAGACGTAGGGGGGGTAAGGAGGCCACCGCTGGAGGAGGGGCAGTTCGGTTGCCCAGGCTGCTGATGTTGCTGCTTTTGGTCCGAGGTAGCAATTTCCGCCAGCGACCACAATTTGGGCTTGACTGTAGGGTTCTGAGGCGCAGAAGGTCTGCTATCGAGGCATGAAGACGATTTATTGGTATGAATAGTGTTGCTATTGACGAGGCTCCGGGCCAAATCCTCGCGCTGGCTGTGGAGATGGTGGAGATgatggaggtggtggtggtggtggtgactGAGAAGTGGAGCTTCTACTCCCGTTAGAGGCGACGATGTGACGGATATGGGCGAGAGCTGCGCCCGCGGGTCGTGGTTCTGGTCCTCGCCGTCCTCGTCGCATTTGTTGCCGGCCGGGTCAGAGCCCAGCTCCTCCCGACAGCTGACCTTCTCCCCGTCGGACTCTGCCGAGCACGAGTGGTCTGTCAGAGTGTCCACGTGCAGGCTGATACCTAAGACAAGAGGAGACCCATACAATAAAGATATAGTTTACCCTTACaggaaaacctaaaaaaaacataaggataTAATAGaattaaagaaagagaaagaaaatgaaactattaaatattaatgaGCAGAAATGGTCtatgaataaaaacaaataggcctacataagctaagaatttctaataaacataaaaataaaatctgaaaACTTATCTTGAACTCAAAGTATATTCAATGTCCATGTGTATTCAAAGCAATCACTCATGTTTTACAACCAACCAGGCTTGAATAAGTACGATATTAATCATTCATATCAGTTTAAATAGAAGGCTACGATTAAAAGCATAGGCTATATGATAACTataattatttcattttttgcaTAATTATAGAAAAATGTCATCataataacattaacattaaggCCACTCATGGATTGctatgcttgtttgtttgtgacCTGCCATTAATCATGTTACAGAAAATAAAACGTTCACCTTAACGTGCCATTTAGTCCTATCTCGTTTTCATTAAACAATTAAATCAATAATTACGGTTAGGCTACTAAAACATGCATGAAGCCGATCTCTTGCATACAGATACATTATTCAAACCAGATTATTTGGACATTTGTTTTATGATTTAATCATTTTAtatacttactttttttttactcagtattACTGCACTAAATAACTTGAGCAGTAAATAAAATGGGCATCCACCCtacccctcccctccctctaaCCCCCATCCTTCCCCGAATAGTTAAATGGATCATTGGCTCGGTCGCCAGATTATACCCCACCTTCATCCTCTGCTGAAGCCTCGCTGTTATCCAGGGCTTTTTCAGAGCGCTCCACTTCTTTCCTCTCTCCGTCCCCGTCCTCCTCGTCCTCGTCTTCGCTCTTATTCCTGGGCGCCCAGGTCATCTTGTTCTCCTTCTTGAGCCTCCTCCTGGCGTTGGCGAACCATGTGGAGACCTGCGTCAGCGTCATCTTGGTGATGATGGCCAGCATGATCTTCTCCCCTTTGGTCGGGTACGGGTTCTTTCTGTGTTCCTGCAGCCAGGCCTTCAGGGTGGCCGTGGCGTCCCTGGTGGCGTTTTTGCGGTAAGCCGGGTCGTTGAGTTGGTATGGGTACCCTGGACTCCCATATGGGTGGTAACTTAATGCCCCGGCCATGCCCGACGTGTGTGCGTCATATGGAGAGCTCTggggaaaagtaaaaaaaaaaagtcatgaatttGCGATGTGTTTAAAACCCTgagttgtagaaaaaaaaaaaaaaaattaaatatgtgaCATGAAGTGGCTTGTGACTAATTTACAAAACAactttacataatttaaatgcagtttaaagCACACATAACttaacatattttaaaaatttaatttaaataaatattatccTATGTGTTTTTTGGAACCCtgtcagaacagataaaaaGGGGCTGGAGAGTGATACAAATGCACTAGCAGATCttatcctgtttgttttttttgtaaatcatcTGGGCTTGATCAATGACGTACAGTGtattgttaaaatgaaaaaaactatCAATAGTTAATTTTGTGCTTTGACGCTATTAATTAAAAATACTCTGTAAATGCAAGCAACACACCATGCGTAAAAGCAGGCCGCAGGAAAGAACTAATGGTTAACTAATGGTAACGATCATTATCGGATTAACTAATAACAGGGCTCCTgttaataaagccgtaaagataataaaaaggACATTTCAATTTTCCATAATCACCTATTAACTTCCTCATTTTCTTTCAGTTgctgcttttttgttgttgtggcagcCCCAGTGTGTTAACATATCTTCTCTTTGCAGCATTACAAATCCCATTAGCAAATCACTTGATATGCACCTTTCCTAAAACGCTTGAAGTGCCCTGTGACATTAGCATTGCAAGGCATGCTTTTCATgttaaaattatgtttattCAACTCAGAATAAAGTCAGCGACTTCATCCCCTGGTGACTTTAATGACTGCTGAAGAAGACAGAGTAATAGCTTGTGTTATATTAATTTCCTATTGCACACAAATTAACTGCTTAGAGACTAAAGGCTCACATAAAAATCTTAGTTGGTATTCTGTTTTACACAATTAGCTGCGCGGTGAGTGTTAAGCGTTGGTCAAGCCATTACAATTTGCAGCTCATGCTTGAAAATCACATTTAAGCCAAAGAGGTCAAGGATTTTACAGTAAGACCCCGACGAGTAGGCCACTTCATATGAACATATAGCAAACGTGCACTCAATAACAAAGTTCCGCATGCATTAACTGATGAGTGGATCATAACAAAAACACTGTAAACCTGTACCGATTGTAATCGCGCTGTACGCCAGTGAAAGACAGCTAAACATTGCGCACTTACAGACTTTAACTCGCCGACACATTTATCTTGCTTTGTAACCTTATCATACAGACGCATGCATGTATATATAAGATATTTTACCATGTAGGATGGGAATCCCGTAGTTGGATCCGTGGAGTATGACAGTGGACTGGAGAAGCCTGCACTGGCAGAGGCGGAGAAAGCAGCCGATCCAGGGTAAGGACTGAAGGCTGAGCCAGAGGACGACCTCGCCAAGTCTTCATTCCGCGGGGCAGCCAGAGCCGAGGCCCCGTAAGCCGGACACGAATAAAGAGCCAGAGAGCCCGGGGGCTGGTAGAGGTAACCCTGAGGATAGGACATTGGTGAGCGCGGGATAGGTCGCCGATTCcaaaaagggaggaaaaaacGCGCAGGGCGGCGAGCAACAACAGCCAAAGTAATAAACAATCAACTCAATAATCAGCCGTGCAAACAGTCAtcagacaatgaaaataaaaaaagtcctcCCTCCACAGCCCCCTTACTGGGAAAAAAACCCCGAAAGATCTGTTAAAGTGCCCACATAGAGGCAATGTGGCATGCGTCTTGATCCCCTAGCGTCCGATGTTTTTAGTACGCAGCACTATGAAGTGAGGAGTTAGGGGGGAAGGAGCCAGTGGAGTTTCAGACACAGAGCATTGGGGGAAACTGGAGCTGTCACTCGGGCTCATCTGAATATCCCATCCCCGCCCCCTTTCTTCC
It includes:
- the irx2a gene encoding iroquois-class homeodomain protein IRX-2a, coding for MSYPQGYLYQPPGSLALYSCPAYGASALAAPRNEDLARSSSGSAFSPYPGSAAFSASASAGFSSPLSYSTDPTTGFPSYMSSPYDAHTSGMAGALSYHPYGSPGYPYQLNDPAYRKNATRDATATLKAWLQEHRKNPYPTKGEKIMLAIITKMTLTQVSTWFANARRRLKKENKMTWAPRNKSEDEDEEDGDGERKEVERSEKALDNSEASAEDEGISLHVDTLTDHSCSAESDGEKVSCREELGSDPAGNKCDEDGEDQNHDPRAQLSPISVTSSPLTGVEAPLLSHHHHHHLHHLHHLHSQREDLARSLVNSNTIHTNKSSSCLDSRPSAPQNPTVKPKLWSLAEIATSDQKQQHQQPGQPNCPSSSGGLLTPPTSSTTSPAASSPSLYPAPSILGRPIYYTSPFYSNYTNYGNFSPLQGQGILRYTNSSGVSLVAAAAAAAAAAAAAAAANEGLSSEASTNPKHRPDSPLVKNTPNHIVVVEQQQQQHFRSANLEAKKGT